The genomic window caataatcTAAATATAAAAACGAAGTTAgtaatacattaaatataaaatttgttgaaacaaagcataaatatatttttctcaaCTTCACCTTTTTGTACCATAATATCTGATTTTCATATCTCCCGTTAGAATCTAAATCCAACCTTAAACTCTAGAGGTTCACATCACTTTCTCACTAGTTTCCAAGCTTCAACAATACCCACATTAACCAATCTTAAATCAAACCTTATTCCTACTCAACCCACTTCGTTCCTAGCTTTGTTCTAGCACAGTTCAAGCATAAAGCAACTTATGGTTCTACTCATTCCACTCTCTACTCTCCAAcattcaacaatggtaactttacgaaattttaataatttcatgagCTATGGAATGGGTTATAATAATCTATTATCATAAACTAggattttaccaaaaattaaatgaaacagCTTACCAATGCTAAGTATAGCTCACGGCAATAGGAGAAAAACCAtgaaattttcttcttttctttctttgttgcCGTGAAGAAGAAGATGGAATGGTCCACTAAGTTCTTTCATCTTTTGCCTTATAATGTCTGtcattcattaattaattaaacatgaaaaatatagtGGGAATGAATGGCAATCATCAATACAAGAAACTAGCAATGTTTTAGCTATGGTTTAATAGCATTTAAGGACTTTGGTTAATGACCCATTTAATCCATCAATTCTAGTCTCCTTGCAATATAGTCCTTATACCTTACTTATTATTGACCAAGCTTCCAAAATATTCCTTGTACTTTACttaataatttatctaatttattcACTTAATAATTTTAATCTCTAATTCCATAATTGTCGCATAAACTCCTCGATAAAATTTTCAGACTAGCCGATCGACTTAAGAAATTTGGTTTTGAAACAATACTTTTTGACACCATCGAAAATTAAATCGTTACACTACTTTTGTTAAATGATATCAAAGTTGATGTCATTGCAGTCATTAGCATGGTTCTAAACCATTCATCTTCTGATTTTGCTTCTTGAACCTTTGGTTGATGATTGCAGGCTTTTATGGGGATCATTCCGAAGTAATCATCTGTATGTGTGGATGCTTTAACTCGAAAAGAAAGCAACCTGTATGTGCTTACTAGCTTTTATCTAGATAATTCTACTAGAGATTATGTTTCTAATTCCACTATGCCAAACTTTATGTCTTTCCTTGTTAAAGCCGATAGAgctaaaattttctatgtttcgtACTGTTATTTGATCTATGACGTGCTCTTTATGACCAGAAAAGAAACCCACTAATGGGGTTGTCGACTCGATTGGTAAAGGTTTTAGGGCTGAGATTTGCCTAGTTAATTGGTATTGCAACCCGTCTCGTGCTCTCTCATGCTTGCTAGAGAGATGTTCTTGTAACTCAATCTAaagaaaatgttattttatactttaaacttttttaattaatctgATATTGACAATTACAAAATTGAACTCCATTGTTGGCTCATTGATCAGGGCCGTTTACCCCACAACCCACATCGTAGGTTGGAGTTGAAGGGATTATCTTTTTTATGCAGTGTGCGTAGACAATAATTTGAGATgtgttgtaaaaaaaaaaacaattagaaaattaaaagaaaagagaaaaagttgGAAAGTTGATGAGTGGCAGCGTTAGTGCAGGGCACATGAGGGAATGGGAATATTAGGAAAGTTTGGAAATTAGGGGGTTAAGAAGGTATGAACAAAATAGAAGGTGTGGAACATAAGATGACAAAAAGACAAAACATACATGAGTTCACGGGTTTGGTTTGTTCATCATCTAAAAGGGTAAAAAgtagaaacataaaaaaataataataaaagttgagAAAAAGTTCACGGGTTCCCATTTGCATTGATTTCATCTTCCCCACCCAGCCCAACAACTGCCTCACTTCATCGATTCAACCTCCAAATCCTCCATTTTGGAAAGCTTCATCATCATGTCTCGTGGTTGTAGTTATTGGATCCAGAGGCTGTTAATGGCGGCCTGGTTGTTGAGTTGGAAGAAGTGGCTATCCGCCATAGATATTGGGGCGGCGGCGGCAGCACCAAATGTCAAACCGCAAGGCAACATCTCCAAAGTAGAAGACGCTCAAAACTACCATATTTACTATGGTCAGACTTTCAAAGTCATTAAGAATGGCATTGATGGCAAGAGTTATCTTCTCATCCAGGTACCTCCATCAtctcttctttttcctttatttctGATATCcatttctgaaattttaatatatagaGTGATACAAGGATGGCTGGAAGGACAAAATATTGCACACCAAGGATTAAGTCATTTGTCATCCCACTCTCTAACTTTTCAGTCGATACCACCACCAGTTTTCCAGGTATTGCCGCCATTAAATATTTACAGCCTATTCTTTTTGTTGCAGTAGTAATCTTATTATTAGTTCATACTCTACAAACGTGATTAAAAAATTATGATGTGTtatatttatatagttttttttaaatgttaattaattaaggtGATTGAATTTGAGCTCGACTGTTATCgatattattgtcaatataaaaaaatattgatttgataattatttatCCTCATATTTAAAGATACgatacaaattatatataactttaggtattatatataaaaaaatcttaacaACATTAGATGATTTATTAATcttcattttgaaattaaaaaaccTCCATCACCATTTATCAAATAATTACTCGAGAGAGTTCTCTTCTGTTTAAAATTGGAAAttgggttaaagtgtaaatttcacattataattaaatattgaattttgtcactatatattattttaaaggttAGTATATCATTTATTACCTATATTTGGCttaaatattcaatttggtacctaagtctttttgtctcaatttgatatttgagtttggttttaatatttgatttggtACCCAAACCGAACAACATCATGTGGcctaataaatatttgacatgtatgttttcataaaaaaacataagtacTTAATTAGGACAAAGGAAAAACTCATGTACTAATTGATCCCTGAAGTCCATTTAGGTACTTGTATGAGATAAAGAAAACTCAagtatcaatttgaaaaaaaattcaagtaccaaactAACATTGAAGTCAAAATTAGGTGccaaattaagataaaaaaattaagtatcaaaTCGAACACTAAAACcaaactcaaataccaaatagtatattaaccctTATTCTGATtaatatttatcattatattttaaaaaactaaataaatttatcactcaacttttatatattttaattttacaactAAATTTtgaatcttattaaaattttctactaactttaattttgtaaattaaattttaacactaaatattaattttggtggaaaagaaaaaataattctaaaaacaATTTAACTTCATAAATTAAGTtagaatttttaatgaaaattatgaTAGTTAGAAAGGTAAATGAGTAATTATATTAATGGTATTGTTGTACTATTTATTGTCATCAATTAGTTTTATTATgtatcattattaattttatcCCCAATATTTATAGCTAACAAATTTTTCTCATGTGCCTTACCTTATGTTCTCGGCTTCCAGTTTCCTTTTTTGAGGTAAGAACCTAAACCAATATAATTTGCTATATGTGTATCCATggttatatatatactttttatacataattcaatttttttaaaaatatttatttagtataacgatcattattaaaattattgaaataagtatatcatttaattacatttaattgtaataaataattgaattaggCTAATTTTGACGAGATCCTTCTTCCTCAAGGGACAGGCTCCCTAGATTTGATCATGAGTTTGATTATCTATTTAAGCTCAAAGGTTCGTTTGAAAAATGagaggatttgggtaaaaatataagtcTGAAAAATAGGTTTAGACAAAAAATAAGGTTTGTTTTCTAAACGAACAGAGCCTTAAGTAGGATTTTTTAACACGAGTTCGGCCCGAATCAGCCTAAACTTTCTTTTCTGCTGTTGTTGTGCtgtcattttgttattatattgctactattttgttgttattgtttgatattgtataacttttgttttattgttcattttgctactattttagatgcTTTTGTTTACTAAGTTacaactatcttagtgttatataagtataaagtttttttaatgtattttcaatttgtttaatgcttttagtatatttgatgaattatattttttaaatttgtttttgtataaaaataatataaaaaatggttGAGTAGAGCTCGAATTTTGCATTTTTTAATCTGAGTCGAATTTAGTATTTGGATagaattttaaacttattttttgggCCGAATTGAGTTCGGACTTAGAAAAtggacctaaaattttacattgatCTAATCTAAATTCAGCCTCACCCAACCCATGACCAAGTCTATTTTTCCCCACCCTAAACAAATGAATACAACATTGACGCAATTGTTATAAAACAACAGTTATATGTAGGGCAAACGTTATTAACAGGGTTTGAATTTTGGTTGCTAAGTGTGAATAAAAGATCTGCTgttctaaatttttatgtatgAGTCCTATAGAAAAcacaatttatatatgtatgGTAAATTGTATTGTCTCTttttgtggtatattttatattaattttacgGTATATGTTTGGAGTTCGTAgctactttttaaaaaaaatattgtctaaaatttaaacttatgtttttcttaaaaatacaaTGTATATTTCCATTACACTTAACAAGTATCGAGTCAATTGtgtaactttaaaaatatatattatccacttttataatttatttattggatttattttataaattttgtaattaaataaatatatatagtgGTTGAAAGTGAATATTGAAAATTGTAATGAGAAATAAGGAgaagaaaataattaaagttaGGAATGCAGCTATTGGGCGTAGTGGGAAGCATGAAAGGGATGACATCAAACACGGTGGCCTCAGAATGTGTACTAAAAATGGTTGAAGGAGGAGAAATAAGTTTGATCAACGCAAGTGAGCCTCAACAGCTCGCACCATTTGCAGCACATTTTGTTTCTAACCTTGATCAATTTCAAGCTTGCAATTTCGCTAACTTTGCCGCTACTGGAGAGGACTCTCCTTTACAGGttcttttttaaatatcaataattttatatacaaGTTGATATATTCATGTTGAGTATTTTTCTTTATCTTCTTTAGATGACAaggttgtatatttatatgatatggttaCTGTTCATTAATGTGATATTTTAGGTAGGTTTTATACATGCTAACACGTACTCTACTCTAAACTTAACACGTGTTTATATGATGGGGATTCCTCTATGTAACGTGTGAACCCATATTGCACGGTCCCATGTGCGATCTCACGTGTGATCTTATGGGAGGGTGTAAGTTCCCCTCTTGCAAACACTTAGTGTCATGCAAGCTCGATAtgcaaactcaatgtgtaaacTCGATATGCGAGCTCAGTGTGTGAACCATGTAGAATCTGACCCGGACTCATTCGGGTTATGGATCGGTAATAGTATCATAACAATTCTCAATAAATCACAAAACATCACTcgttaataatattttattttaaaaattatttattaatttattgatgATGTATTTTAATACGAATTATTATTTgggtataaattttatttatactattatttaaaaactcaattataaatttattttaagggttttttttatctttttacatGCATTTTAGAAAAGTAATTGTAtgtaataaaaacttttaaaacaaattcatttttaacaaaaactactccacattatttttttataaatttattattatatatatatttatttacttataatgGATGTGACACAGAGAGCAGAATGGATCAAGTTCTTGGGGGCTTTTGCAAATTTGGAGAAGAGAGCAAATCAAGTCTACAAAGCGGTTAGTATTTAAATTAATGTTCAATTCTCTTATATGTattctttttgatacaatatttaaaactatTCATACTCCTTCCTGAacttataaataaaaagataatgtgcttcagcgcactcgaactcacgccctcctacattgacaataatattcatgccaattgagctaaaatttaataaaaaaaaataagtaaagttAATAAGATGTTCATTCACATGTAACGTTTATTTTATTTGCAAAttgttatagaattttttttagtatatgaagataaaaaaattaatgcaattttttttacAGAAAATTTTAATGCAAAGTTTATGCAAGGTAGTGAAAATCTAAAGTTTTAAGGTAAGGTAATATAtaagttttatttgtttaataaataCAAAgtgttttaatgaaattaaacttattatttatttaatatataaaaatattaataaaaggaTTATTATTTTTCACTATGAATATTGACGtgtcttttttatattatattttaatattttataggtTTTAACATTACTTGTGAACTGATTATACGAAAATGTGTGTAAAGATAACAGTAATTAAGTCATAATAATgaatgatattattttaatttgacccttgctattttaattattttcaggTAAAGGACAACTATTTATGCTTAATTAAAGTTCCAGAGGCCAAGGAAAAAGCATTCAAACCAATAGTGGCATGGATGGAATACCAGAATGTAGGTTGCTGAAACAGTGGCCACACATTCATATGCTTGGTTTCATCCCTAAATCCAAGTATACGTAGGGTGAGtaaaattcgatttgattcgagaaaaatttaaatttcgagttaatcgaattaagTTATTCAGATTATTCGAGTTGAGTTAAATTTTacgactcgaataattcgaataacaaattGGTGTAAATATCCCTTTGGTccctattaattttgaaaatgagcaaattagtctctcactcaacaaaaattacgaaaaaaattcaaaataatttttgaagttccaaaatttatatttttaacaattataaaatttaaaaagaatttaaagaatatataaagaaagttaaaatttttctaaaataataattttgagacctaaataagttaattaatgattcaaatttatcatactaattttttttgaagttttgaaaAAGTTCacatatatatggttttaaatttatttgctctaacatgaaattaattatgatgtaacaatattttaatttgacatgttaaaatttttaatttaagtcaattaaaaaaaaattcaaatcaagttaagatgataaaataatactCGTCAAATCGATTAAttcgaaattttttcactcgataAGATCGAAGACTCACCCCTACACACaagtatgtttttttttaatcaaaagttGAATCTGGAAGTAACTGAGTTATTGCAAAATGAATGCAGGGCATATGGTCTTTCACAAAGGAATTATacaagttaaaggtattaaataaattgaaaataattttgttagtttgtaatatttaaatttaatttaagatGAAAACAGTATGTAGAAGATGCAGGAGGAGAAAATGTGGACGCCTCCATTAACAAGATTACATACAATATCTCCAACCCTGATGATATTGAAGATTTGCATGCTATCCTATGTgtaagttttgtttttatttataaatgtttttttttaattattaacaactttattaatatttatttcagaCAGTGGATGTTGTAATAGATGAAACATACAGTTGGGATGCAATTGGATACAATACCACTACATTCCTCCAAAACATAAACATTGAAGATCATTCATGTTTTGGATTTCTTACTAACCAAAGCATCTGGAGATACGACAAGAGAATCCATAATTTAACTACTCTTggtaatgattttttatttaccttttcttttctttttatttatttatgtctttatataacaataattatttcactctttttttacataaaaaatgatTAAAGATTGGTTTGATGGTGCTGTCTCTCAACCCCAACTGGTATTAGCTGATCTTATTGAGATTTTGTTCCCTACTGGAAACTACAGCACCGCTCACTTCAGAAATCTTGCCAAGGTacaatctttatttatttattcatgtatttCCATATATGAGcctaatacatatatttaatgtTTAGGGAGAAGGTGTTGTAAGCATTGAGCCCAACATGTGCCAAAGGGATATGTCTACACCATTGGATCCCACAATTCTACCTTGCCCatgatttctttgttttataatcAATTTTGGTCTCTCTTTTTAATGGTTCTACTAATATATTTGATCTGTTGGGTCCTCAATACGAAAGGCTTAGATTTAAATAAATTAGTGTTTGAATTATGACCAGGAAAACAAACATGAGTTTACCTATAAATTTCATCACTGTTTGGTATTTTCTTGACACTAATTTTTGGTTGCGCAGTTACTTTAAGTTTACGGTAGACTTCTTTTCCAGacacttattaagagaataattagATATCATCCAAATTTACAACAGTTTTTTTGTAATCATTATAAATACCTTGATAATGATAACTCGTTGATTGTAATTACAAAAAAACGTTGCTTCTCTTTATGGTATCGGATTTGAGATATACCGTTTAAACATCATTCTTTTCGATTCTTACCATGACTATCCAATCACCGTCGTCGTCGTCATATTCTTTTTCCATGCTCTTCTCATTAGAGCACAATCAAGCTTACTTCCTCAAATTATCTTCTCTGGAaaacacaatttatttatttttcctttgtgAGAAAGAATTGATTCATCACATTGATGGCTCCAACTCTCCTAAATATCTTGATAATACTCCAAACCCAGAAAAACAACTTGGTATATTAAGGATCAAACTATGTTAAGTTCGATCCTTAGCTCTGTTTCTGAAATTGTTCTCTCTCAAGTTGTTGGTGTCACCATTTCCTATGTTACTTGGCCTTGGTGGAAGACTTCCGTGCTTCAGGATAAAAAACTCAAGTTCTCACTATAAAAAATGTTCTTTATGCTTTGTCATGAGACTATGACTCTATAGTCACCTACATGGATCATGCCAAACTTGTTGTACTTGATGCTTCCAGCTCCGAGGATGATCTAATTGATCATATCTTGCATGATCTTGGCTCAGATTACAAACCCTTTACAAGCAATATTGAAGCAAGgttaacttgtaacacccctcacccgaaaTGAATCGATACATCACGAGCAAGGAATGTCACATTCAAACACTAAGGCTACTTAACtcgagcatcactttcaaaattttgctttaacataaatagactcttttgaaGTTATTCAAGTCATTTCTAGGCTTTCTTTAAAGTTTGATTACAAACGGGGACCATTCAAGGATTATTCGGATCAAAACAGGGTAAACAGGGTCAATGTCGCGACACTAGGAAATGGGTGTCGTGACACTTATTGATGTCACGACACTGAGCTTTTAATGTCGTGACACTGAAGGCAAATTACTCTAATTACATGTCCAATGTTGCAAACTGAGGACAAATTACCCAAAACATTTCTGAAACATTTAAAACCAAGTCTAAACTATCATTAATCATTTTATAacactttaaaacatttttaGGACTCAAAATATGTCAAGTTATCATTCAAAACCTTCCTATAACACATGAGTATATCCATCTAAGGAAGATTATCGCAAGGTACAAAATGATACCAAGCACGCATGACATATTTTTGGAACCACTTAGTTACTTTACAACAAAAATTCATATGGTTCTAATCCTATGTGCATGCCACTCTATTGCCAAAATCTAAGTTCCATACACTTCAATCCTTGCTTGATGATGAGATAAGGATGAGAATAGTCACTTCAAAAGCTGTCTTCGAAACCATCTTTACCTACGCATTCAAAAAACTCGTTAAGCTTTGTACTTAGAATTCTAACTTACCTTTTTATTCAATGTAATATATTA from Gossypium hirsutum isolate 1008001.06 chromosome D12, Gossypium_hirsutum_v2.1, whole genome shotgun sequence includes these protein-coding regions:
- the LOC107945253 gene encoding uncharacterized protein isoform X1, which produces MSRGCSYWIQRLLMAAWLLSWKKWLSAIDIGAAAAAPNVKPQGNISKVEDAQNYHIYYGQTFKVIKNGIDGKSYLLIQSDTRMAGRTKYCTPRIKSFVIPLSNFSVDTTTSFPVSFFELLGVVGSMKGMTSNTVASECVLKMVEGGEISLINASEPQQLAPFAAHFVSNLDQFQACNFANFAATGEDSPLQRAEWIKFLGAFANLEKRANQVYKAVKDNYLCLIKVPEAKEKAFKPIVAWMEYQNGIWSFTKELYKLKYVEDAGGENVDASINKITYNISNPDDIEDLHAILCTVDVVIDETYSWDAIGYNTTTFLQNINIEDHSCFGFLTNQSIWRYDKRIHNLTTLDWFDGAVSQPQLVLADLIEILFPTGNYSTAHFRNLAKGEGVVSIEPNMCQRDMSTPLDPTILPCP
- the LOC107945253 gene encoding uncharacterized protein isoform X2, translating into MVRLSKSLRMALMARVIFSSRMAGRTKYCTPRIKSFVIPLSNFSVDTTTSFPVSFFELLGVVGSMKGMTSNTVASECVLKMVEGGEISLINASEPQQLAPFAAHFVSNLDQFQACNFANFAATGEDSPLQRAEWIKFLGAFANLEKRANQVYKAVKDNYLCLIKVPEAKEKAFKPIVAWMEYQNGIWSFTKELYKLKYVEDAGGENVDASINKITYNISNPDDIEDLHAILCTVDVVIDETYSWDAIGYNTTTFLQNINIEDHSCFGFLTNQSIWRYDKRIHNLTTLDWFDGAVSQPQLVLADLIEILFPTGNYSTAHFRNLAKGEGVVSIEPNMCQRDMSTPLDPTILPCP
- the LOC107945253 gene encoding uncharacterized protein isoform X3, translated to MVRLSKSLRMALMARVIFSSRVIQGWLEGQNIAHQGLSHLSSHSLTFQSIPPPVFQLLGVVGSMKGMTSNTVASECVLKMVEGGEISLINASEPQQLAPFAAHFVSNLDQFQACNFANFAATGEDSPLQRAEWIKFLGAFANLEKRANQVYKAVKDNYLCLIKVPEAKEKAFKPIVAWMEYQNGIWSFTKELYKLKYVEDAGGENVDASINKITYNISNPDDIEDLHAILCTVDVVIDETYSWDAIGYNTTTFLQNINIEDHSCFGFLTNQSIWRYDKRIHNLTTLDWFDGAVSQPQLVLADLIEILFPTGNYSTAHFRNLAKGEGVVSIEPNMCQRDMSTPLDPTILPCP